CGCGTTCGTCGAGGACCAGGCGCGGCTCCGAGACTTGCCGGTGACCGTTGAGAGGATCGACGTCGGGGCACGACGCGCCGAGGTCGGAGGCTCCCTGGAAGCCGTTGCCCGCGACGTGCGCTACGCGTTTCTGACGGACGTCGCGGGAAAAGTCGGCGCGGATCGCATCGCTCTGGGACATCATCGCGGCGACCTGGCGGAGACGGTTCTCATGCAGCTATTGCGCGGCGCTGGGAGCGCGGGGCTAGCGGGAATCCGACCCATCCGCGATGGGCTGTGGATTCGTCCACTGCTGGAGTGCTCGCGCGACGACATCCTCCGGTTCCTCGACGCCGAGGGCGTTCCCTACCGCACTGACGCGTCCAACGACGACCTGCGGTTCCTGCGCAATCGGGTTCGGCGGAACCTGATGCCCGCACTGGAGAGCTACAACCCGCAGCCCGACGCCGCGCTGAGCCGGGCGGCGCGTATCCTCGCCGACGAAGACGCGCTGCTGAGCGACCTGACGGACGCCGCTTGGGAACGCGCCGCCGACGGCGATTCGATCCGTACCGAGCCGCTTCGATCGGAGCCGGTCGCCGTCCAGCGGCGGGTGCTCAAGCGGTGGCTCGATGGGCTCCTGGCTCCCGCGCGGAGCGCGACGTTCGAGGAGGTCGAGCGGGTCCGCCGACTGGCTCTCACCGGAGGACGACGCGCGACATCCCTGACGCGCGCGATCCGCCTGCGCATCAAGAACGGGCGCATCGCAGGGGAGACGCGGGTATGACCGACCCACTGGGAGTCGTCAACGGCATGCGCGTCGGCAGGACGCTGCTCACGCAGGAGGCGATCGAGTCGCGGGTGAGCCAGCTCGCGGCGGAGGTCTCGGCGCGCTACGCCGGCAAGGAGGTGACGCTCGTCTCGATTCTCAAGGGGTCGTTCGTGTTCCTCGCCGATCTGACGCGGCGGCTGACGATTCCCACGCGCGTCGACTTCCTGGGCATCTCCAGCTACCAGGGGACCGAGTCATCGGAGGACATCCGGTGGACGACTCGGCTGACGAGTCCCGTCATCGGTCGGCACGTCCTCGTCGTGGAGGACATCCT
The Candidatus Poribacteria bacterium genome window above contains:
- the tilS gene encoding tRNA lysidine(34) synthetase TilS, whose translation is MAARRHDAPCPPGERPAQRDDRRRRPHRTGARLPAHVRRPQLVTAMGSTAADRFAARVEAFCRDERLVSPGQRVVLAVSGGPDSMALLELFARLRESMDVPLHVAHLNHCLRGDASDGDAAFVEDQARLRDLPVTVERIDVGARRAEVGGSLEAVARDVRYAFLTDVAGKVGADRIALGHHRGDLAETVLMQLLRGAGSAGLAGIRPIRDGLWIRPLLECSRDDILRFLDAEGVPYRTDASNDDLRFLRNRVRRNLMPALESYNPQPDAALSRAARILADEDALLSDLTDAAWERAADGDSIRTEPLRSEPVAVQRRVLKRWLDGLLAPARSATFEEVERVRRLALTGGRRATSLTRAIRLRIKNGRIAGETRV
- the hpt gene encoding hypoxanthine phosphoribosyltransferase → MRVGRTLLTQEAIESRVSQLAAEVSARYAGKEVTLVSILKGSFVFLADLTRRLTIPTRVDFLGISSYQGTESSEDIRWTTRLTSPVIGRHVLVVEDILDTGRTLSRIIDHLRDQEPASLRLCALLDKPNRRVAPVEADFVGFTIPDVFVVGYGLDYDGWFRQLPYVGVLERV